One Amaranthus tricolor cultivar Red isolate AtriRed21 chromosome 1, ASM2621246v1, whole genome shotgun sequence DNA window includes the following coding sequences:
- the LOC130818782 gene encoding 26S proteasome regulatory subunit 10B homolog A-like, giving the protein MATEEDVRRKAASAEYNKKLLQHRELESRSRKVKEELRTAKKEFAKTEDDLKSLQSVGQIIGEVLRPLDNERLIVKASSGPRYVVGCRNKVDKEKLTSGTRVVLDMTTLTIMRALPREVDPVVYNMLHEDPGNISYSAVGGLSDQIRELRESIELPLMNPELFLRVGIKPPKGVLLYGPPGTGKTLLARAIASNIDANFLKVVSSAIIDKYIGESARLIREMFSYAREHQPCIIFMDEIDAIGGRRFSEGTSADREIQRTLMELLNQLDGFDQLGKVKMIMATNRPDVLDPALLRPGRLDRKIEIPLPNEQSRMEILKIHAAGIAKHGDIDYEAVVKLAEGFNGADLRNICTEAGMSAIRAERDYVIHEDFMKAVRKLNEAKKLESSAHYSADFGKD; this is encoded by the exons ATGGCCACGGAAGAAGATGTGAGACGTAAGGCCGCCAGTGCTGAATACAATAAGAAGCTACTTCAGCATCGTGAGTTAGAATCTCGCAGCAGAAAAG TGAAGGAGGAGTTGAGAACGGCTAAAAAGGAGTTCGCTAAAACTGAGGATGATCTGAAGTCCCTCCAAAGTGTGGGCCAGATAATTGGAGAAGTGCTTAGGCCTCTTGATAATGAACGAT TAATTGTGAAAGCAAGTAGTGGACCGAGGTATGTGGTTGGTTGCAGGAACAAAGTGGACAAGGAGAAATTGACTTCTGGAACGCGAGTAGTTCTTGATATGACGACCCTCACTATAATGCGGGCTCTTCCTCGTGAA GTTGATCCAGTTGTCTACAATATGCTCCATGAAGATCCTGGAAATATTAGCTATTCTGCTGTGGGAGGGCTTTCTGATCAAATTCGAGAACTTAGGGAATCTATTGAGCTTCCACTAATGAATCCTGAGCTTTTCTTGCGTGTGGGAATCAAACCTCCAAAG GGTGTTCTTCTTTATGGCCCACCTGGGACCGGAAAGACCTTGTTAGCACGAGCTATAGCAAGCAATATAGATGCCAATTTCCTTAAG GTTGTATCAAGCGCCATCATAGACAAGTACATTGGTGAAAGTGCGAGACTGATCCGTGAAATGTTTAGTTATGCTAGAGAACATCAG CCATGCATCATCTTTATGGATGAGATTGATGCCATTGGAGGTCGCCGATTCAGTGAGGGGACAAGTGCTGATCGTGAAATCCAAAGAACCCTAATGGAGCTACTGAACCAGCTAGATGGATTTGATCAACTGGGAAAG GTCAAGATGATTATGGCGACAAACCGACCTGATGTTTTGGACCCTGCTCTTCTTCGTCCAGGGCGTCTGGATAGAAAAATAGAGATTCCTTTACCAAATGAACAGTCAAGAATGGAAATTCTCAAAATCCATGCTGCGGGAATCGCCAAACATGGCGATATCGACTACGAAGCCGTCGTTAAGCTTGCAGAG GGATTCAATGGGGCTGATCTGCGTAACATTTGCACTGAAGCTGGCATGTCAGCTATACGTGCTGAGAGAGATTATGTGATTCATGAAGACTTTATGAAG GCTGTAAGGAAGTTGAACGAGGCAAAGAAATTAGAGTCTAGTGCTCACTATAGCGCAGATTTCGGAAAGGACTGA